The proteins below come from a single Triticum aestivum cultivar Chinese Spring chromosome 5D, IWGSC CS RefSeq v2.1, whole genome shotgun sequence genomic window:
- the LOC123121432 gene encoding cyclin-D2-1 — MPEDDASFLLCAEDAFFFVDAATASTCTTAEQIGGWCSGAEEESAAASFVAELIGGEADYSPRSDYSDRLRSRSVDPAARADSVAWTLKVQEYYGFLPLTAYLAVNYMDRFLSLHRLPQEDGWAMQLLAVTCLSLAAKMEETLVPSLLDLQIESTRYIFEPRTILRMELLVLTALNWRLRSVTPFTFIDFFACKVDPRGRHMRYLIARATQIILAAIHDIEFLDHCPSSMAAAAVLCAAGETPSLTLLNPRLAVNWCIGLAEEGVSSCYQLMQQLVGGKRAKTTAAAAVNLCSDEVLSCDSSSCTTPPPPKRRKRSPPPVIT, encoded by the exons ATGCCGGAAGACGACGCGTCCTTCCTCCTGTGCGCCGAGGACGCCTTCTTCTTTGTCGACGCCGCCACCGCCAGCACCTGCACCACCGCCGAGCAGATCGGTGGCTGGTGCTCCGGCGCCGAGGAGGAGTCGGCGGCGGCCTCCTTCGTGGCCGAGCTCATCGGCGGCGAGGCCGACTACTCGCCCCGGTCCGACTACTCCGACCGGCTCCGGTCGCGGTccgtcgaccccgccgcccgggCCGACTCTGTTGCATGGACTCTCAAG GTGCAAGAGTACTACGGATTCCTTCCCTTGACGGCCTACCTCGCCGTGAACTACATGGACCGGTTCCTCTCCCTCCACCGGCTGCCG CAGGAGGATGGATGGGCAATGCAGCTGCTAGCTGTGACCTGCCTCTCCTTGGCTGCCAAGATGGAGGAGACCCTGGTGCCCTCCCTCCTAGACCTTCAG ATAGAGAGCACAAGATACATCTTCGAGCCGAGAACGATCCTTCGAATGGAGCTTCTCGTCCTCACGGCGCTCAACTGGAGGCTCCGATCGGTCACGCCGTTCACATTCATCGACTTCTTCGCTTGCAAAGTTGACCCGAGAGGGAGGCACATGAGATACCTGATCGCCCGAGCCACACAAATTATTTTAGCTGCGATACATG ACATCGAGTTCTTGGACCACTGCCCGTCGTCGATGGCTGCCGCGGCGGTGCTGTGCGCCGCCGGTGAGACGCCGTCCCTCACATTGCTCAACCCTAGGCTTGCAGTCAATTGGTGCATTGGCCTAGCAGAG GAAGGGGTGAGCAGCTGCTACCAACTAATGCAGCAGCTGGTGGGtggaaagagggcaaaaaccacaGCAGCAGCGGCAGTTAACCTGTGCTCAGACGAGGTTCTGTCCTGTGATTCCTCCTCCTgcaccaccccacccccacccaagAGGAGGAAGAGGTCACCTCCACCGGTCATCACATGA